DNA from Nerophis lumbriciformis linkage group LG39, RoL_Nlum_v2.1, whole genome shotgun sequence:
tcctcaggctgtactgcatcaacaagtgacatcagtgtgtaaaggatatcaccacatgggctcaggaacacttcagaaaaccactgtcagtaactacagttggtcgctacatctgtaagtgcaagttaaaactctactatgcaaggcgaaaaccgtttatcaacaacacccagaaacgccgtcggcttcgctgggcctgagctcatctaagatggactgatacaaagtggaaaagtgttctgtggtctgacgagtccacatttcaaatcgtttttggaaactgtggacgtcgtgtcctccggaccaaagaggaaaagaaccatccggattgttataggcgcaaagtgtaaaagtcagcatgtgtgatggtatgggggtgtattagtggccaagacatgggtaacttacacatctgtgaaggcaccattaatgctgaaaggtacatacaggttttggagcaacatatgctgccagacaagcaacgttactatggacgcccctgcttatttcagcaagacaatgccaagccacgtgttacatcaacgtggcttcatagtaaaagagtgcgggtactagactggcctgcctgtagtccagacctgtctcctattgaaaatgtgtggtgcattatgaagcctaaaatagcagaagggagacccccggactgttgaacaacttaagctgtacatcaagcaagaatgggaaagaattccacctgagaagcttcaaaaatgtgtctcctcagttcccaaacgtttactgagtgttgttaaaaggaaaggccatgtaacacagtggtgaacatgccctttcccaacgactttggcacgtgttgcagccatgaaattctaagttaatgattatttgcaaaaaaaaaaaaaaaagtttatgagtttgaacatcaaatatgttgtctttgtagcatattcaactgaatatggcttgaaaaggatttgcaaatcattgtattccgtttatatttacatctaacacaatttcccaactcatatggaaacggggtttgtatatatatatatttttttttttttttttttttggtatcgatttttttttaattatggattattttttttaaatcgataaaaaaaaataaaaaaaaataaaaaaaatacgtatatatatatttttatttttatttttatttttatttttttaccgatttttttaaattatggatTTTTTCTGTGGAAAGTGTGTTGGGTAGAAGTACAGacaatatcagtatcggccaatactcaatgtCTCAATACCGATATATCTATATCGGTAGTGAAATGAGTCATATCGGGGACAGGCCTAATTTGAATATAGCGCGGATGCGTATCGATCGCACGATGGGAAGTTGGGGTCATCCCCCCCGCCCGCCCTCCCTGGCGGAGGTAACACGCAGAAGGCGCTCACCTGGGGTGGATGTCCACCAGCAGCACCAAGGTCTGCATGGTGATGACGTCGATCCTCCTGCAGTGGAAGCGGGCCACTTTGAGCACTTTGAGGTACGTGACGCACAGCACGACGAAGGCGAGCAAGAAGGTGAAGGAGTGGAAGAAAACCGTGAAGACGACGAACTGCGTCCGGCCGCCCGCCTTGGGGTGCGCCAGCGTGCAGGAGGCGTAGAGGCGCTGGTAGCCCAGGAAGGAGAGGCAGGCGGCGGCCGTGGAGAAGGAGGCGGAGTGCGCCCAGGTGTAGCCCAGCACCAGGGCGGCGTCCTTGTGGCGCACCTTGGAGTGGTAGCGCAGCGGGAAGACCACCGCCACCCAGCGGTCGATGCTCAGCGCCGCCATGCTCAGCATGGAGTTGGTGGACAGGAAGGTCTCCAGGAAGCCCGCCGCCTGGCACAAGGCGTCGCCGCCCGGCTGCGCGCGGCTGACCAGCGCCGCCAAGGTGAGCGGCATGTTGGCCACCGTCAGCAACAGGTTGCAGAAGGTGAGGTTGAGGCTGAAGAGCCCCGGAGCTTGCTTGCGGATCTCCGGGCTGTACAGGAAGCAGACGAGCACCAGCACGTTGGACAGCAGCGACACGACGATGATGACGAGCACCAGCCCGAACACCAGCACCTCCCCGGGGTCCATCCTCATGCCCGGCCCGCCAAGGTGCCGCTCGCTCGGCCGCGGTCGCCTCCGCGCATCGCCCGTGTGGAGATGTGGACGCGCTTCGTGCCCTCttggtttttctttttcttttaccgCCACATCGTGGCGGAAAAGCTGAGGCAGGAAAGTGCACGAAAGGAGCGGCGGAGTGTGTTGCGCGGCTGCGTGGGGCGGAGAGCTTTTGTCGTCCTGTCATGCGCTCAGGAGGCTTCGCCCTCCGCGCACGCAGCTCAGTGTGTGGGCTCCTGTCTGCTCACCTGCGCCGCACTGTGTGTGTGGACTCCTGTCTGCACACCTGCGCCGCACTGTGTGTGTGGGCTCCTGTCTGCACACCTGCGccgcactgtgtgtgtgtgtgggctccTGTCTGCACACCTGCGCCGCACTGGCCGCGCGTTACTACGCGGCGCCCCACGCAACTACACGCTCATTTAGTGTCAACATCAGGAGCGTTCAAAAAGTGCGaccgttttttttgggtttttcccATTTCCATAACGCACTGTAAAACAACTGTACGTTTACAGTAACTGGCAGCTCGGTggctagaattttactgtgaaatgttttttatttataaacaaCCAAAAATTTTACAAAATACTCACAACTCAGTCACCCGAAATTTACTGTCAACATAAAAGTGGTGTCGTTtttcttccatttacagtatttcACTGTAAATCCGACGATCAAAGATTTcacgtaaacatttttttttttaaactaaggttttacagtaaagaaaaactgttatggtaaaaaaaaactgtctagaattttactgtgaaaatttgtagtttttaaatttacagtaatacagtgtaaaaacaacaaccttaggtattacggtaaaaaaaaactgtctagTATTGTACTgtgaaaatttgtgttttttccatttacagtaatatagtgtcaaaacaacaaccttagattttacgctacagaaaaactggcagctaagtcaccaaaatgttatggtaaaaaaaaaactgtctagaattttactgtgaaaatttgtggtttttaaatttacagtaatacagtgtaaaaacaacaaccttaggtattacggtaaaaaaaaactgtctagTATTGTACTgtgaaaatttgtgttttttccatttacagtaatatagtgtcaaaacaacaaccttagattttacactaaagaaaaactggcagctaagtcggCAAAATTTTACGGAAAAAACTGTCCAGAATTTTgttgtgaaaatgtgtgtttttttccatttacagtaatatagtgTAAAAATAACAACCTTAGGTTTTACGCTAAAGAAAAACTGTCAGCTAAGTCACCAAaatgttatggtaaaaaaaaaactgtctagaattttactgtgaaaatttgtggtttttaaatttacagtaatacagtgtaaaaacaacaaccttagattttacgctaaagaaaaactggcagctaggtCGCCAAAACTTTACGGAAAAAAACTGTCTAGAATTTTGTTGtgcaaatttgtgg
Protein-coding regions in this window:
- the LOC133577864 gene encoding G-protein coupled receptor 26-like; translated protein: MRMDPGEVLVFGLVLVIIVVSLLSNVLVLVCFLYSPEIRKQAPGLFSLNLTFCNLLLTVANMPLTLAALVSRAQPGGDALCQAAGFLETFLSTNSMLSMAALSIDRWVAVVFPLRYHSKVRHKDAALVLGYTWAHSASFSTAAACLSFLGYQRLYASCTLAHPKAGGRTQFVVFTVFFHSFTFLLAFVVLCVTYLKVLKVARFHCRRIDVITMQTLVLLVDIHPSVRQRCLEEQRRRRQRATRKISTFIGTFMLCFAPYVITRIVELFPWVPISPHWGAMSKCLAYSKAACDPFVYSLLRHQYRKTCGDIVNRLLKRRSLNAAARGFESQGSSIPRVE